In Bordetella genomosp. 11, the sequence ATTCGCAAAGCAGATGCGATGTTGTTCCCAACCCGGAAGACGCGCAGCTTACCGCTCCGGGATATGTGCGGGCCAGTCTCACGACATCCTGTACGGTAGCGATGGGCGTATGTACGCTGGTCACCATGACGAACGGTATTGTTGCGACCAACCCCACGGGAACCAGATCGCGTGAAAAGTCGTACTTCATGGTCCCGTACATCGTTTTGTGTATGGTGTTCGGTCGGCCCCCGAGAAAAATCGTATAGCCGTCCGGTGTCGCGCGCGAGACATATTCGGCGCCTATATTGCCGCCCGCGCCAGGCTTGTACTGGATGATCATCTTTTGCCCGAGCGCCTCCCCCAAGTGGCGCGCGAGGAGGCGGGCCAGCGTATCGGCGCTGCCGCCGGCCGGGTAGCCGATTACCAGGGTAACCGGCCGCTGCGGATATACCGCCTCCTGGTCGGATGCCATCGCTCCCCATGGCAGGGCGACACCCGCCAAGGCAATGGCTGCGAGGCCTTTCTTGAAATGCTGCATCTCGTTTCCGTTCTGATATTGCGGGCGACAGTCGGGCATGGCTCTATGAAGGCCTGCCGGTTTGACTTCGGGATGATGTTCGCCCTGAGCAGGGCGAGAGCGCGTCTGTAACGGTGCTCGCCGCACACGTTCCGCGGGACGGT encodes:
- a CDS encoding Bug family tripartite tricarboxylate transporter substrate binding protein, which codes for MQHFKKGLAAIALAGVALPWGAMASDQEAVYPQRPVTLVIGYPAGGSADTLARLLARHLGEALGQKMIIQYKPGAGGNIGAEYVSRATPDGYTIFLGGRPNTIHKTMYGTMKYDFSRDLVPVGLVATIPFVMVTSVHTPIATVQDVVRLARTYPGAVSCASSGLGTTSHLLCELLQQEVDIEMQHVPYSGGAPALTDVIGGRIDVYIATVAEGLPHIQAGRLKPVVMMSSLRTPALPDAPTLDEAGVSELSGVELGAWSGLLVPAGTPPHVVAKLNRSINAALMEPALHDAMAQQAFATPPQPNTPEAFKALIAEETDRWNGILRMRNIKLLH